A genomic window from Eptesicus fuscus isolate TK198812 chromosome 19, DD_ASM_mEF_20220401, whole genome shotgun sequence includes:
- the CRISPLD1 gene encoding cysteine-rich secretory protein LCCL domain-containing 1 isoform X2, whose product MNMNATRIAHSDVLVLFVLIIHRGNWWGHAPYKHGRPCSACPPSFGGGCRENLCYKEGSDRYYTPREEETNEIERQQSQVHDTHVRARADDSNTNEVVSTQQMSQIVSCEVRLRDQCKGTTCNRYECPAGCVDSKAKVIGSVYYEMQSSICKAAIHYGIIDNDGGWVDITRQGRKHYFIKSNRNGIQTIGKYQSANSFTVSKVTVQAVTCETTVEQLCPFHKPASHCPRVYCPRNCMQANPHYARVIGTRVYSDLSSICRAAVHAGVVRNHGGYVDVMPVDKRKAYTASFQNGIFSESLQNPPGGKAFRVFAVV is encoded by the exons GGGGAACTGGTGGGGCCACGCCCCCTACAAACACGGAAGGCCCTGTTCAGCTTGCCCACCCAGCTTTGGAGGAGGCTGTCGGGAAAATCTGTGCTACAAAG AAGGATCAGACAGGTACTATACTCCCCGTGAAGAGGAAACCAATGAAATTGAACGGCAGCAGTCACAAGTCCATGACACCCACGTTCGGGCAAGAGCGGATGATAGTAACACAAACGAAGTTGTAAGCACGCAGCAAATGT cccaAATTGTTTCATGTGAAGTAAGATTAAGAGATCAGTGCAAAGGAACAACCTGCAATcg atATGAATGCCCTGCTGGCTGTGTGGATAGTAAAGCTAAAGTTATTGGCAGTGTATATTATGAAATG CAATCCAGTATTTGTAAAGCTGCAATTCATTATGGCATAATAGACAATGATGGTGGTTGGGTAGATATCACTAGACaaggaagaaaacattatttcatcAAGTCCAATAGAAATGGTATTCAAACAATCGG CAAATACCAGTCTGCTAATTCCTTTACGGTCTCCAAAGTAACAG TTCAGGCTGTCACCTGTGAGACCACGGTGGAACAGCTCTGTCCATTTCATAAGCCAGCTTCACACTGCCCAAG agtatACTGCCCTCGTAACTGTATGCAGGCAAATCCACATTATGCTCGTGTGATTGGAACTCGGGTTTATTCTGAT CTGTCCAGCATCTGCAGAGCAGCGGTACATGCCGGGGTGGTTCGCAATCACGGTGGTTATGTTGACGTTATGCCTGTGGACAAAAGAAAGGCTTACACGGCTTCTTTTCAGAATGGAATCTTCTCAGAAAG TTTACAGAATCCTCCAGGAGGAAAGGCATTCAGAGTATTTGCTGTTGTGTGA